In Deltaproteobacteria bacterium, the genomic stretch TTGCAACGACTTTCAACCCATCAGGGCGGCACATTCTACAAAAATGGAAGTCGAACCTGGGACCACAACTTCTCTCTTCACTTGTAACCCCCATTCATCAAGTGCCGCTTTTAATCTTTCATAGGTAAAATAATTGATATGTTCATTATCAAGCGGCACTTGATTTGTAAGTTTATGCCTTCTCATCATTAGTTCAATGAGAAATTTGAAAAATACAAAATGGGGCAGAGAGAGTTTAAGAATTTTGTGCAACAAGTTTCCTTTAAAAAAGACGCTAAAAAAATTCTTAGCCTTTGCCATGTATTCAGGATCATAGAGGCCGACCCATAAGTAAATACATCCCTCCGCTTTTAAAACCCTTTTTATTTCTGCAACAGCGGCGACAATATTTTCTATATGGTCTAAAGAAGTGGCGGAAATGACAGCGTCTACACAGTGATCCCGTAGGGGCACATTCTCAGCCACTGCTCCAGCCAAACAAAAATAATCCCTCGTATATTCTTGCCCCAAAGGTTCCAGTCCGATGTAGAAGTTGAGATTCAAATCTTCAACGTAGTGAGGCTTTTGCGGGAGAATCCCGCAGCCTATATCTAAAATGATATCCTCTTTTTTGAGTGTGATAGCGATGAACCCTTCAAAAAGTTTAGGGATAGTAACGTCCGAGTTATAAACTTCATGAGAATATCTTAAAAGACCCGTTTCTTCTTTTCTTCTCCATTCGTAAGAAAAATCGCTGAAGTCATTTTTCGTGTTGACCGATTTGCCATTGATTGGAAAATTTCTCCTGCATGCGCAACAAAAAATATCTTTGTCACTCAGAGTTAACTTTTCATGCTTGCACTTTGGGCATCTTAGAATGTTGAGTAAACTGGACAGCGGTTGCTCTTGCATATCTTGAATGACTCCACTTAGTTTTCCCTTCTCATGCATGAGCCAGTCGGTCGATAATCACGATTGCTCATCTGTGATTTTCCATTTGGAAATCCAGAACGGTGCGCGCAAGAAACTGCACATCAGTTCAAGTTCTGATGGAGCAAAGGCTCGTAGGCCCAGTAAGACGCTAAAATAAACGATGCCTCCGACAAGGCCGGCTTCGAAGAGTGTAGCGGTATGCGAGGGAGAAAGCCAATGAAGGACAATGGCCATCATCAGCGCGGCAATACAACATTTGAGCAGATACTTGCCATAAAAGTCCAACTTCATAATATTGTGACTGCGCCAAACATAGACGAGGCACAACCCAGCATACGAGATGAGCGTTGCGAGCGCTGCGCCACTCATGCCAAAGGACGGCACGAGCAGGAGGTTCAAAACGAGATTCACAAGCGCTGCAATGATCGTCACCGACCCCACATATCCCGTCCGTTTCGCCCCGTAAAAGATTTGGATCTGCATGATGCTCACGCCCCAGAACAGCACGCCGAGGGCGATCAGAAAGGTAATCGTGCCGCTGGCTGTCGCGATTTCTGCGTTCCCGAACCGTGCAAGAAACCCGCGCGCTAAAACCGGCATGCCAAAAACGAAGGGAATCGCCAGGGTCAAGAAAGCCTTGTTGGCCAGGCTAATATACTTTCTTACCCCTTCTCGGTTGGAGTCCCAGAGTGCCGCGACTTTTGACAGGAGGGTCATTTGGAACGGCGTCTGAAAGAGCATGAGCAGGCTGGCGAGGGCATAATTTGCCGAGTAGATGCCGATAGCCGCTGCCCCCAGATAGTAGCCAATGACAAAGCGATCGCTACGATCCAGTATCCACTGTGAAAAAGCCGTCGGGATGATGGGAAGAGCATAACGAAGCGCATCGACAAGAATACGCCACTCCGGCATTCCCCATCCGATAACGGTCACGATATGGCATGTCAGCAGAATCACAACTGCGCCTTCCCAGACCGCCATAAAGAGAAAGACCTGAAGCAAACCATATCCGTGCCATAACAGCAGATAGATGCCGACGAGTTCTCCGGAGGTCGTGACTAGTTCAACGACCGATCGCAACTTCAGTCGGTCGGTTGCCCGGTACACATTGAGGTTCAGCAGCCGCAGGTTGCCAAAAAGCATCAGGAACACACTGACACGCACATACGGCGCAAGATTCTCTCCGCTCAACAGCAACCGACCCCAGGTGTCGGCGAACAGGTAGATGAGGAATCCGCCGCCGAGTGCGCTCGCCAGCGTCGCGCTCGCCAGCGTCCCATAGACACGTCGGCTCTGGGTGCGGTCTGCAGCGATGAAACGGACGAGGGGAAGATGCAAATTGACGCTGAAGGCAATCCCCAGGAAACCGATGAGCACCAGCGTTTGCGCCCAGATGCCATACTGTTCCGTCCCCAGCAGTTTCACGATTAAGGGGAGAGTGACGAGCGCGCGCAGCTTGAGCAGCATCTGGGTGATAGCAACGACGACGGTGTCGATGACAAACGCGCGCGCATCAGCAAAGGCGAGGCTTTGCACGTTCGTTCGCTTATCCATTACACGTTCGCCCGTCACAGTTTGTGCAATCATTTCTTCCCTTCATGCCGAAGAGTCCAGGCCCCTGCTTGGCGCACTCCATACTGGAGAAGTGCCTTGCTCAATTGTTACTTATGTTACTTACGACTCTCTGCAAGGAGCAGACAATGCGCGCCGCAGCATGACCATCACCATACAAAGGTGGGGGTTGGCCAATCGGGCGGGACCGCTGCACCGCTTCGACAATCCGGTCCGGGTCACAGCCAACCAGGACATTCCAGCCCGAGGCCACCGTCTCTACCCATTCAGTCTCTGTGCGCAAGGTCACGCAGGGCACGCCTAACCAACACGCTTCTTTCTGTACCCCGCCCGAGTCGGTCAGAATCACTTTTGCCTGCTTTTCCAATGCCAGCATATCGAGATAGGAAACCGGATCGATCCTCAACAGGCGAGGATGGCAGATCATATTCAGGGCATTAAGTCGCTTGCGCGTGCGCGGGTGGACAGGGAACACGACCGTCTGCCCGGATTGGGCGAACTCGACAAAGGCACGGAGTAGCTTTTGCAGGTTCTCATCGTGATCCGTGCTCTCGGCCCGATGGACGGTAGCCAAGAGATAGTCGTGAGGGCGCAATCCCAGTTGTTCTAGGATCGTCGATCGCATTTCGGCAATCCGGAGGTTATGCACGAGAGCGTCATACATCACATCACCGACAAGCAAGACGCCCGTGGTGATTCCCTCCTGCGCTAAGTTTCTGGCTGCCGTCTCTGTAGGACAGAAAAGCAATGATGAAATGTGATCGGTCAAAACCCGATTGATCTCTTCAGGCATGTGGCGATTAAAGCTCCGCAGGCCGGCCTCGACATGAGCCACAGGAATATGCAACTTAGCAGCGGCTAAAGCTCCAGCCAGAGTTGAGTTGGTATCCCCGTAGACTAGCACCCAACTAGGGTTCTCGGCCACCAACACCTCTTCAATGCGTGTCAGCATGTGGCCAGTTTGCCAACCGTGAGGCCCAGACCCGATTTCCAAGTTCGCCTTTGGCTCTGGAATTCCTAGTTCATCAAAAAAGATACGGGACATTTGATAGTCGTAGTGTTGCCCGGTGTGGAGAATAAACTCCTGATGTCCAGCTTGCTGCAGTGCTTTACTCACTGGCGCCGCTTTGATGAACTGCGGGCGTGCTCCCACAATAGTAACGATTTTCATCTTGTGTAGAACTCTTGGATCCGATTGACGACATAATACTGCTGAGACTCGGTCAATTCGGGGTAGATGGGCAATGCTAATGACTCACTCGCCGCCGCTTCCGCTTGAGGGAAGTCTCCTCTTCGGTATCCTAAACATTGAAAACATTCCTGGATGTGCAGGGGCACTGGATAGTAGATTTCCGTTTCCACTCCTTGTCCTTCGAGGAACTCTCGTAGCCGGTCACGCTCAGGAACACGCACAACGAATTGATTATAAATATGTCCTGACGTGTCGTCTGATAGCTTTACAAGTCCAGATAAACCCGCTTCTATAAAGAACGCCTGATAGCGATCAGCGTTAGCTCTGCGCCCAGTCGTCCACTTACCTAGATACTTTAATTTGACACGTAAGACCGCAGCTTGAATCGCGTCGAGCCGGAAGTTGCCGCCGATAAGACGATGGTAGTATTTTGGCTTCCCACCATGCACACGTAAAATCTTGAGTCTCTCAGCTAATGCTTCGTCGTTAGTAACAACCATACCGCCATCGCCAAACGCCCCCAGATTCTTGCTGGGGAAAAATGAGAAACAGCCCATCGCGCCAATTGTCCCAGCTTGCCGTCCTTTGCTGTCACGCGCGCCGATGGCTTGAGCAGCGTCTTCAATGATAGCAAGGTTATGTTTCTCGGCTATTTCCAAGACAGGGTCAAGCTCCACGCAGCGACCAAACAGATGCACCGGCATGATGGCTTTCGTGCGCGGCGTTACCTGCCCGGCAATCAAGGAAGTATCGATATTGAACGACTTGGATTCAATATCGACAAACACCGGACGCGCGCCCACCCGAGCGATAACACCGGCAGTGGCGAAAAAAGAATACGGCGTGGTGATGACTTCATCGCCAGGACCGATATCAAGCGCCATAAGGGCAACGAGCAACGCATCAGTACCGGACGACACCCCGACCGCGAAGCGCGCCCCACAATAGGCGGCGATTTCTGCTTCTAGAGCAGCCACCTCTGGTCCCAGGATGAAATGCTGCGACTCACAGACGCGCTCAATTGCTGCGCGGATCTCTTCGCGAATGGTAGCGTACTGCGCTTTCAAATCAAGCAGAGGCACTTTCATTGCGGTGCCACCTTCTGTCCGTTTTTCCGATAGGGCTTCTCACAGGCTCGACATTTTCCTACGCCATTGTCCGCCAGGAAGCCGATACGATTCCCACACTGGCACATCCAACCAATGATCCTGCCAGGATTGCCTACGACCAAGGCATAATCGGGCACGTCTTTGGTCACCACCGCACCAGCACCAATGAAGGCATATTCCCCAATGGTCAAGCCGCACACGATGGTACAGTTGGCGCCAAACGTCGAGCCATGCTTTGCCAGGGTGGGCTTGTATTCATTCTTGCGTTCGATCTCACTGCGAGGATTAATGACATTGGTAAACACCATCGACGGTCCACAGAACACATCATCTTCCAGGGTCACTCCTTCAAACAAGGAGACGTTATTCTGTAGTTTTACATTGTTGCCGACCCGGACTCCACGAGCCACATAGACATTCTGGCCGATGCTACAGTTCTTACCAATGCGTGCTTCCGGCATAATGTGGCAGTAGTGCCAGACGCGCGTGCCCGAACCAATCTCGGCACCATCATCCACCGTGGCGGTTGGATGAATGAATACGTTGCTCGCCTGAGGCGGTTTTGCTTCTTCCTTTGGGCCGTTCATTCTTGCTTGTGGTGCCCGTCCATTCTCCAAAGCCTCCTGGCAGCGCTGAAGCACGCGTAATACACGGAGCGCCTCTTGACCATTCGTCCGTGGCGTAGCGCGGGTCTCGATGCATTCCAGGAAATGCGCACACTCCGCATGCAAGGGTTCGCCGGAGGAATCAAGGACTACACGTTCGGCTTCTCTGGCGTTGGGCACCGGCATGTTGCCACGCCATTCAATCGAGTGCGGATAGAGAAGCAATTTGTCTTGCGGTTCCAGATCGTTGAAGACCGCCATCCTGCGGTCGCCAACTACCACCAGTCGTTGTTCTTTGTACGGATGCAGCCAGGAGACGAATATATGTCCCGCCACGCCGCTCGGAAACGTCAAACACGTAACGGTCACGTCTGCTACTTGCGGATGAAGATAGTATCCGCCCTGTGCTTGCACTCGCTCCGGCTCTTCTCCAACTAAGCCGAGCATGACCGAAATATCGTGTGGCGCGAACGACCAGAGAATATTTTCCTCGCGCCGGATACGTCCGAGATTTAACCGCTGCGAATAAATGTACTGCAAACGACCAAGTTCGCCCTGGTTGATCAATTCCTTGAGTTTCAGCACGGTGGGGTGGTACCAGAGAATATGACCTATCATTAAGATGCGTCCAAGTTGATCGGCAAGCTGTACAAGCATTTTGCCGTCAGCTTCAGTCAACGCCAGCGGCTTCTCTACCAGAACATCCTTGTCGGCAAGCAGCGCTTGACGCACTAAAAAAGCATGCTGCGCTGCAGGAGCCGCAATTACTACTCCCTTAATCGATGGGTCTGCGAAGACTTCCGCGAACGATGCCGTGGTTTTCGCACCGGGGTACTGAGACCGAATACTCGCTAGCGTTTCTGCGTTGCTGTCGCACACGGTCGCAAGCGCCTCAAGTGCGTGGAAGTTACGGACCAGATTTTTCCCCCAGTAGCCAGCGCCGATAACGGCGATACTTGGGTCTTTTCTTGCATCCATGGCAGGCTCCTTATGATTGAATAGAAAACGGAGCACCGCCGGGGGTTCAAAACCCCCGGCTGCCCTTGGAGCAGCACGCCGTGCTGCGGGAGCCGCCAGAGCGGCTCATCGCGGTAGGCCGGTCTGTTAGGGACGGTAACTCTTAGCGAAGGGCTCAGGGCGAACGGTGTAAGGAAACGGTCCGCTTAGGTCTTCCGTTGTACTTGGCTCCGTGCGCGGATAGCTTGGAGCACTTCCTCCAGGGTATGGACTCCAGAAGCTTCAACTTGCGCTTCGCGCGCTCTATGGCAATGGTGAGGAAAAGATCGGACATCTCTCCAATGAGGCGCATTATCCCATCGGCAAATCGATTGCCCCGTTTCACTTTGCCAATGGTATGCATATTTCCGGGTTCCACCAATCAATCATCTGCCGCCAGCACTCGGCTGCTTCATGCGCAAATTGCCAGGCCATAAGGTCTTCTTCCTGTTCAAAGTCTTCATCGTTCACTTTTTCTTCTACCGCCTGCTGCGCGACGGTTAAGGTCTGGCCATATTTTTCCGCAAATCGTTTTACTTCTTGACATAATTCAGCGTAGCGCGAGCGCGCGGAAAGACGCATCATCTCGAGAGCGGCTTCCTCTACACTGGAGTAATTCAAGGCTTGTAGCAGCTCGGAAGACAGCTGAATATTGCTCGGCATGAGTCAGACTCCTCAATACCTGAGAAACGCATTTCCAGACGATGCTACCGCGCTGCAAACTTCGTCGTCAATACTCACTTGCGCGAGGGCATGCCACTTTTCAGTAAAAGAGTCACCCTTCACCCAAGAGATCGACTCTCTGGGCACCGTCCAGTACTGCCCTTCATCGCCGGGGTCAACCGCAGAACCCTGGGCTTCTCCACTGGCGCTCAACAAAAAATACCCGATGAGCACGAGCGACAAGAGCACGCTCCATACGGCTAAGAGAAGGGTTTGCCGGTAGGAAATCACCAGGGTGGTCATGGGCAGGTCCTTTCCTTTTCCGCTGCCGTATGAGGTGATCGACAACACCTCCCCCTACGCCGGGGGAGGATTGACACCCGCGCTGAGCCAGGTCAGCGTTACTCCTGACACAACCCATCGGGAGAGGAGTTATCGAACGAATTGTTCTTACAGATGTTGCGGTTGGCGCCGATCAGAGGAGTATAGGTGTTATCCACCCCACCCGGGCCAGCACCCCCGGTCGATTCATCCACGATGCCAAACCCACCGTTGTTTTCCTTATTCTTCGAGACGGTATTGTCGTGAGCGCTCAGCTGAAAGTCCGAGGAGATACCACAACCGGGAGCGCAGAACGGATTCACGGTGTAATCGCACTCGCAGGTCAACAGTAAGCCAGCGTCAGCGTTTTTGCTGCTGGTGTTATCGCTGATAGTGTTGTTGTTCGAGGAGAAAAACGCGATCCCCGCGCCGCCATTGAACGTCGTCGAGTTATTGCGTACCGAATGGCCGTCGGTTGTCTCGTCCGCAGCCAGTCCCAAATCGGTCGCATTCTGGTTATCCAAAGTAATGCCATCGTAGACCGAGTCGCGAGCGCCGTTGCGCTCGATCACCGCGTCATCCGTCCCCACCACCCAGATGCCGATGTCATTTCTCAAGGTAGTGTTGTGAGTGAGGGTCACTAAGCTATCCCCGGCATCGAAAACCAGGATGCCTGCCGATAGGGTCAAAGACTGGTAGTTGTTATCGTGGGCGCGGTTATGCGAGACATCGGCCCCCGCGCCGCGGCTAATCTGAATACCGTGACCCACCGCTTGACCGTCAAAATGCAGACCGGTTCCCAGCACCGTGTTATCCCCGATAGTCGCACTCGATCCGGTTCCATCGACGACGATACCTGCCCCCTGGTAGTTCCCAATAGTGTTCTTGACAATGGTTGCAGTCCCAGTGGTAGACATCGCCGCGGACCCGACGCAGACCCCGAAGAAGTTTCCGCTAGTGCCGATCGCCGCACCAGGGGGACGTATCGTCGTGATAGTGTTATTTCTGATCGTGGCCGTGGCTCCATCGTCCACAAAGACACCAATGAGACCATCGCCGTCGTCGGCAGGGCCGGGGCCCGTGATCTTAAACTTTTCGATGGTCGCAGTTGCACCCGACGTGACATGGAGAATCGCTCGAGGAGAATTCACGAACGACCCCGGGGCTTTGATGATAGAGGTTCCCCCAACGCCCTTCAGCGTGACGTCACGGGCGATAGTAATCTCTTCCGTGTAGGTTCCCGCCTTGACGTTAATGGGATCGCAGCTCAGGTCGTCGACTGCCGCTTGAATCGTGGCATGATCCCCAGGCACCATACACGGCCCTACAGGACCGCTGACTACAGCGGATCCTCGCACTGTCAGGGCCTGCGATGCACCACCACTTCCAGAAGGCTCTACAGGAACGACTAACGCGCGTCCCGCACGGGCTTCACCTCCGGCTGTCAGGAGCATTCCCGCGATCATCGCAGCGAAGGCGCTTGTTCGTCCTCTGTGTTGAGATTGCGTCATTACTGTATCCCCCTTTCCTAAAAATTTCGCGTCTTCTTTCACACGTGAGAGTTTCGAGCGTTAGTCTTCTTTCGTCTGAAGAGCATTAGAACACCTGCCAATATCCGGCTTAGAGAACATCTAAAAAAACTAGATAACCTATTTCCCAATAGAATCAATCGCCTGTTAGGTCAACATCGCCAGGCTTTAACTTGGGGAAATGTATTTTTCCTTCAAAAAGGACCTATTTCTTTTGAAAAATGAGCCCTTTTGCCGCTTGACGAATTCCTCTCCTCTTGTCAACATACAGCCTGTCGATGGAGAGAGAATGTTCTCTCTCATTATGCGGAACTTGGAGTCAGGGAGATTCCTCGTGATAGCATGAAGGAGTGAGCTATTCCAAATGTAGCTCCGCCCCTGCGGCTAATGGAGGCTTCCGCTCCACTCCAGATCCTTTTTCTGTCCGCGAGCAGTGTTTAGCTGCCTCGAACTATACCCTACTGTGGGGAGATACGAGCCTCGACTCTTTGCCAAGACTGTAGTACCTCATTGCATAAACACGGCTAGCAAACAGGAAAAAAAACGGTCTGTCAAGCGATCCGCCACCTATGGGACTCTTTGTTTATTTTCTACACTACTTGAATGCTTCACTGCCTAATCTCGCCGGGTGCCTGCTCCGCCACTTTACGAAGAAACGTTGCATAGCGTCTTTGCACTTCTTTGTCTTTTGGGTCAAGGCGAACCGCGCGTCGATAGGCCTCTTGTGCAGCCACGAAACGATAACGCCCCACCTCGGCATCCGCTAACAGCGCTAAGGTCAGCGCAGACTGCGGATCGATGCGCACGGCGCGCCGGAAGCACTGCGCCGCATGATCGAAGTCACGCTCTTGTAAGTAAAATCGCCCAAGACGAAGATTGACTTCGAGTGAGGACCGTTGCAAGGCGGAGGCTTGGAGCAAAGCCGATTTCGCCTCTTCTCGCTGTCCCATCTTTTCCGCAGCCGCTGCGGCCGCTAACAAAAGCGGCACGGGCTCGACGCCGTTGCGAATGCCCTCGGCAAGCAAATTTTTGACAGCGGTGAATTCTCCGCGCGCAGGCAGCACCTCCGTCATTAAAAGTCGGTAAGCTTTTACTTCGCGCGGTCGCGTCCGAATAAGGTCCCGCAAAAGCCGCTCCGCTCGCGCATGCTCGCCGGCTTTCGCGTACGCGAGCCCAGCCTCTAGCAACAGTAGGGTTTTTTCATCCGGATCTTCTCCACCCTGCGCTGCCTTCTCGCAGAGCTCTCCCGCTTGCACAAATCGGTCAATCGCCAGGTAAAAAGCAGCCAATTCTTGCGTTGAGCCCGGACTCCCAGATTGAAGCGCTAGCGTGAGTCCTTCTTCTACTGCAGTCCGTTCTTCATCCGTCAGAGCAGAGAGCCCTTGTTGCAGAAAGGGATGGGCAGATAACTGCGGAGCAAGCCGCACTGCCGTGCGCAGCTCTTGTAAAGCCGCTTCCCGC encodes the following:
- a CDS encoding DegT/DnrJ/EryC1/StrS family aminotransferase, with translation MKVPLLDLKAQYATIREEIRAAIERVCESQHFILGPEVAALEAEIAAYCGARFAVGVSSGTDALLVALMALDIGPGDEVITTPYSFFATAGVIARVGARPVFVDIESKSFNIDTSLIAGQVTPRTKAIMPVHLFGRCVELDPVLEIAEKHNLAIIEDAAQAIGARDSKGRQAGTIGAMGCFSFFPSKNLGAFGDGGMVVTNDEALAERLKILRVHGGKPKYYHRLIGGNFRLDAIQAAVLRVKLKYLGKWTTGRRANADRYQAFFIEAGLSGLVKLSDDTSGHIYNQFVVRVPERDRLREFLEGQGVETEIYYPVPLHIQECFQCLGYRRGDFPQAEAAASESLALPIYPELTESQQYYVVNRIQEFYTR
- a CDS encoding right-handed parallel beta-helix repeat-containing protein, with product MVPGDHATIQAAVDDLSCDPINVKAGTYTEEITIARDVTLKGVGGTSIIKAPGSFVNSPRAILHVTSGATATIEKFKITGPGPADDGDGLIGVFVDDGATATIRNNTITTIRPPGAAIGTSGNFFGVCVGSAAMSTTGTATIVKNTIGNYQGAGIVVDGTGSSATIGDNTVLGTGLHFDGQAVGHGIQISRGAGADVSHNRAHDNNYQSLTLSAGILVFDAGDSLVTLTHNTTLRNDIGIWVVGTDDAVIERNGARDSVYDGITLDNQNATDLGLAADETTDGHSVRNNSTTFNGGAGIAFFSSNNNTISDNTSSKNADAGLLLTCECDYTVNPFCAPGCGISSDFQLSAHDNTVSKNKENNGGFGIVDESTGGAGPGGVDNTYTPLIGANRNICKNNSFDNSSPDGLCQE
- a CDS encoding Gfo/Idh/MocA family oxidoreductase, with the translated sequence MDARKDPSIAVIGAGYWGKNLVRNFHALEALATVCDSNAETLASIRSQYPGAKTTASFAEVFADPSIKGVVIAAPAAQHAFLVRQALLADKDVLVEKPLALTEADGKMLVQLADQLGRILMIGHILWYHPTVLKLKELINQGELGRLQYIYSQRLNLGRIRREENILWSFAPHDISVMLGLVGEEPERVQAQGGYYLHPQVADVTVTCLTFPSGVAGHIFVSWLHPYKEQRLVVVGDRRMAVFNDLEPQDKLLLYPHSIEWRGNMPVPNAREAERVVLDSSGEPLHAECAHFLECIETRATPRTNGQEALRVLRVLQRCQEALENGRAPQARMNGPKEEAKPPQASNVFIHPTATVDDGAEIGSGTRVWHYCHIMPEARIGKNCSIGQNVYVARGVRVGNNVKLQNNVSLFEGVTLEDDVFCGPSMVFTNVINPRSEIERKNEYKPTLAKHGSTFGANCTIVCGLTIGEYAFIGAGAVVTKDVPDYALVVGNPGRIIGWMCQCGNRIGFLADNGVGKCRACEKPYRKNGQKVAPQ
- a CDS encoding polysaccharide biosynthesis C-terminal domain-containing protein, whose protein sequence is MIAQTVTGERVMDKRTNVQSLAFADARAFVIDTVVVAITQMLLKLRALVTLPLIVKLLGTEQYGIWAQTLVLIGFLGIAFSVNLHLPLVRFIAADRTQSRRVYGTLASATLASALGGGFLIYLFADTWGRLLLSGENLAPYVRVSVFLMLFGNLRLLNLNVYRATDRLKLRSVVELVTTSGELVGIYLLLWHGYGLLQVFLFMAVWEGAVVILLTCHIVTVIGWGMPEWRILVDALRYALPIIPTAFSQWILDRSDRFVIGYYLGAAAIGIYSANYALASLLMLFQTPFQMTLLSKVAALWDSNREGVRKYISLANKAFLTLAIPFVFGMPVLARGFLARFGNAEIATASGTITFLIALGVLFWGVSIMQIQIFYGAKRTGYVGSVTIIAALVNLVLNLLLVPSFGMSGAALATLISYAGLCLVYVWRSHNIMKLDFYGKYLLKCCIAALMMAIVLHWLSPSHTATLFEAGLVGGIVYFSVLLGLRAFAPSELELMCSFLRAPFWISKWKITDEQS
- the wecB gene encoding UDP-N-acetylglucosamine 2-epimerase (non-hydrolyzing), coding for MKIVTIVGARPQFIKAAPVSKALQQAGHQEFILHTGQHYDYQMSRIFFDELGIPEPKANLEIGSGPHGWQTGHMLTRIEEVLVAENPSWVLVYGDTNSTLAGALAAAKLHIPVAHVEAGLRSFNRHMPEEINRVLTDHISSLLFCPTETAARNLAQEGITTGVLLVGDVMYDALVHNLRIAEMRSTILEQLGLRPHDYLLATVHRAESTDHDENLQKLLRAFVEFAQSGQTVVFPVHPRTRKRLNALNMICHPRLLRIDPVSYLDMLALEKQAKVILTDSGGVQKEACWLGVPCVTLRTETEWVETVASGWNVLVGCDPDRIVEAVQRSRPIGQPPPLYGDGHAAARIVCSLQRVVSNISNN
- a CDS encoding class I SAM-dependent methyltransferase — its product is MQEQPLSSLLNILRCPKCKHEKLTLSDKDIFCCACRRNFPINGKSVNTKNDFSDFSYEWRRKEETGLLRYSHEVYNSDVTIPKLFEGFIAITLKKEDIILDIGCGILPQKPHYVEDLNLNFYIGLEPLGQEYTRDYFCLAGAVAENVPLRDHCVDAVISATSLDHIENIVAAVAEIKRVLKAEGCIYLWVGLYDPEYMAKAKNFFSVFFKGNLLHKILKLSLPHFVFFKFLIELMMRRHKLTNQVPLDNEHINYFTYERLKAALDEWGLQVKREVVVPGSTSIFVECAALMG